Proteins from one Setaria italica strain Yugu1 chromosome V, Setaria_italica_v2.0, whole genome shotgun sequence genomic window:
- the LOC101780154 gene encoding zinc finger CCCH domain-containing protein 17: MPISSTLTARLGTGPAPAAARWSPYARPSVPEPQGGRGGAKASRTAMRLDPATARLLASAQKAALSGSSRRVKSAAPDAAPAAPARRSRGDEAARPEPDPKPEPEPEAGDNTPTLEKRRASGGGGFVFLRALAGHTEAISGFSVPRGSDKLYSGSVDGSVRVWDRNSGKCVDVIKMGGKVGCMITHGPWVFIGIPKSVEAWNTQTGMKLSLQGPSGLVCSMTVTGEMLFAGTGDGRIIAWKFPSKESNIEPVAILSGHQRAVISLSISATRLYSGSLDKTIRVWDLMTMQCLQTLSEHKAAVTSVLCWEDKLLSCSLDRTVKVWTLSESGNLQVRYTYAEEHGLRTLFGMHRVGKTPVLLCSLHNRNRIRLLDLPSFQEVGTLFSNKEVRTIELADGGPLFTGDCSGELKVWRWAPQDQEAAPAAQA, translated from the exons ATGCCGATCTCCTCCACCCTGACCGCGCGCCTCGGCACCGgccccgcgcccgcggccgcgcggTGGAGCCCCTACGCCCGGCCCTCTGTGCCTGAGCCCcagggcggccgcggcggcgccaaggcctccCGCACGGCCATGCGCCTCGATCCCGCGACGGCGAGGCTCCTCGCCTCCGCGCAGAAGGCGGCGCTGTCCGGATCGAGTCGCCGTGTCAAGTCCGCGGCGCCCGACGCTGCTCCTGCCGCACCCGCACGACGGAGCCGTGGAGACGAGGCTGCAAGACCGGAGCCTGATCCgaagccggagccggagccggaggctGGGGACAACACACCAACCCTTGAGAAGCGCCGCGCCAGCGGCGGGGgtggcttcgtcttcctccgcgcCCTCGCTGGACACACGGAG GCTATCAGCGGGTTCTCTGTGCCACGTGGTTCCGACAAACTCTATTCCGGCAGCGTCGACGGATCTGTTCGCGTCTGGGACCGCAACTCTGGCAAG TGTGTTGATGTCATCAAGATGGGAGGCAAGGTTGGCTGCATGATAACCCATGGCCCATGGGTATTCATTGGGATTCCAAAGTCCGTTGAG GCATGGAACACACAGACAGGGATGAAACTGAGTCTTCAGGGGCCTTCTGGTCTGGTTTGTTCCATGACTGTCACGGGTGAGATGCTGTTTGCTGGCACGGGAGATGGTCGCATCATAGCTTGGAAATTTCCTTCTAAGGAGAGCAACATTGAACCAGTGGCGATCCTCAGTGGCCATCAACGTGCTGTGATTTCACTTTCAATCTCGGCAACAAGACTTTACTCTGGCTCACTTGACAAGACCATCAGA GTATGGGATCTCATGACCATGCAGTGTCTCCAAACACTCTCTGAGCATAAAGCTGCTGTAACATCTGTTCTATGTTGGGAAGACAAGTTATTATCTTGCTCCCTGGATAGGACTGTAAAGGTCTGGACCCTTTCAGAGTCTGGAAACCTTCAAGTCAGATATACCTATGCTGAGGAGCAT GGGTTGCGCACACTCTTCGGCATGCACCGCGTTGGGAAGACGCCAGTTCTTCTCTGCTCCCTCCATAACCGCAACCGCATCCGCCTGCTCGACCTTCCATC GTTCCAGGAGGTGGGCACCCTCTTCTCCAACAAGGAAGTGAGGACCATCGAGCTCGCTGATGGTGGGCCGCTCTTCACTGGAGACTGCTCCGGCGAGCTGAAGGTGTGGCGGTGGGCGCCCCAGGAccaggaggcggcgccggctgcGCAAGCATAG
- the LOC101779751 gene encoding cytokinin dehydrogenase 1 encodes MAVVYLLLAALIASCHAQATSGDRPWPASLAKLAKEGKLRTDSNATVPASMDFGNITSALPAAVLYPASPGDLAALLGAAYSTPGWPYTVAFRGRGHSLMGQAFAPGGVVVNMPSLGDPGAAAPRINVSADGRYVDAGGEQMWIDVLHASLARGVAPRSWTDYLYLTVGGTLSNAGVSGQTFRHGPQISNVYEMDVITGHGETVTCSKELNADLFDAVLGGLGQFGVITRARIAVEPAPARARWVRLVYTDFATFTADQERLIAPRPGGAFGPLSYVEGSVFVNQSLASDLKNTGFFSDADAARIVALAKERNVTTVYSIEATLNYDNATAAASVDQVLKSVLDGLRFEPGFSFERDVTYVEFLDRVHSEEVALNKVGLWRVPHPWLNMFVPGSRIADFDRGVFKGILQGADIVGPLIVYPVNKAKWYDGMSAATPAEDVFYVVSLLFSSVANDLARLQTQNQRIVKFCDSTGIQYKSYLARYTNRDDWIRHFGSDKWKWFVDMKNKYDPKKLLSPGQDIFN; translated from the exons ATGGCGGTGGTTTACCTGCTGCTAGCCGCGCTAATCGCCTCCTGCCATGCACAGGCAACGTCCGGCGATCGTCCCTGGCCGGCCTCCCTCGCCAAGCTCGCGAAGGAGGGCAAGCTCCGTACCGACAGCAACGCCACCGTGCCGGCGTCGATGGACTTCGGCAACATCACGTCGGCGctcccggcggcggtgctctacCCGGCGTCCCCGGGCGATCTCGCCGCGCTCCTGGGCGCGGCGTACTCCACCCCGGGGTGGCCGTACACCGTCGCGttccgcggccgcggccactCCCTCATGGGCCAGGCCTTCGCCCCCGGCGGCGTGGTCGTCAACATGCCCTCCCTCGGCgaccctggcgccgccgccccgcgcatCAACGTGTCGGCCGACGGCCGGTAcgtggacgccggcggcgagcagatGTGGATCGACGTGCTGCACGCGTCGCTGGCCCGCGGGGTGGCGCCGCGGTCGTGGACGGACTACCTCTACCTCACCGTCGGCGGAACCCTCTCCAACGCCGGCGTCAGCGGCCAGACGTTCCGTCACGGCCCACAGATATCTAACGTGTACGAGATGGACGTGATCACCG GCCACGGGGAGACGGTGACGTGCTCCAAGGAGCTCAACGCTGACCTATTCGACGCCGTCCTCGGCGGGCTGGGCCAGTTCGGCGTGATCACCCGCGCCCGGATCGCGgtggagccggcgccggcgcgggcgcggtggGTGCGGCTCGTCTACACCGACTTCGCCACCTTCACCGCCGACCAGGAGCGGCTCATCGCCCCGCGGCCCGGCGGCGCGTTCGGGCCGTTGAGCTACGTCGAGGGGTCGGTGTTCGTGAACCAGAGCCTCGCCTCCGACCTGAAGAACACGGGGTtcttctccgacgccgacgccgccaggATCGTCGCGCTCGCCAAGGAGCGGAACGTCACCACCGTGTACAGCATCGAGGCCACCCTCAACTACGACAACGCTACCGCTGCCGCCTCGGTGGATCAGGTGCTCAAGTCTGTGCTGGACGGGCTCAGGTTCGAGCCGGGGTTCTCGTTCGAGCGCGACGTGACGTACGTGGAGTTCCTGGACCGGGTGCACAGCGAGGAGGTGGCGCTGAACAAGGTCGGGCTATGGCGAGTCCCCCATCCATGGCTCAACATGTTCGTGCCGGGGTCGCGCATCGCCGACTTCGACCGCGGCGTCTTCAAGGGCATCCTCCAAGGCGCCGACATCGTCGGGCCGCTCATCGTCTACCCCGTGAACAAAGCCAA GTGGTACGACGGCAtgtcggcggcgacgccggcggaggACGTGTTCTACGTTGTGTCGCTGCTCTTCTCGTCGGTGGCGAACGACCTGGCGCGGCTGCAGACGCAGAACCAGAGGATCGTGAAATTCTGCGACAGCACCGGGATCCAGTACAAGAGCTACCTGGCGCGCTACACGAACCGCGACGACTGGATCCGGCACTTCGGCAGCGACAAGTGGAAGTGGTTCGTGGACATGAAGAACAAGTACGACCCCAAGAAACTGTTGTCCCCCGGCCAGGACATCTTCAACTGA